The DNA sequence GTCGGGTCGGCCACTTCCTTGTCGGCCTTGACGACGTCGGCCAGCATGTCGTCGGTGCGGTTCAGGATCCACACCGGCTTGCCGCGCCACGGCACGGTGACCATCTCGCCGGGCTTCAGGTTGCTGATGTCGACCTCGACCGGCGCGCCGGCCGCTTTCGCTTTCGCGGACGGCGCAAGCGACGCCGCGAAAGGTATGACGGTGGCTACGCCTCCCACGCCACCTGCTACGGATGTCGCAATCAGCCAGGTACGGCGGCCGCTGTCGACGCGTTTGTCTTCCTTGTCTCGCATCACACGCCCCACTTCTGAGTTGGATTTTCCGTCACGACTTTGCATTCCGCCGCTAGTGTGCGCGAATGGAGTCGCCATTTACAAGGCCCGGAGACGAAAATCCCTTCGAAGTAATTGATAGTTAAGGGTTTTCCCCCACTATCGGAGCAATTAAATCATTTCACTTTTAAGCGCCTGCTTCATTGTGAAAATTCGATGCACCGCCGCAAAATCCGCGATTCAAACCGGATTATGAATATCGATAAAAAGGTGCTCGATATCGAATTCCTCCGACAAGTGGCGGCCCAGCGCCTGGACGCCGTAGCGCTCGGTCGCATGGTGCCCCGCCGCAACGAACGCGACGCCGCTCTCGGCGGCCGCGTGCGTGGTCGATTCCGACACCTCGCCGGTCAGGAACACGTCGGCGCCCGCGTCGATCGCCGCGTCGAAATAGCTCTGCGCGCCGCCGGTGCACCACGCGACACGGCGCACCTGCATGTCGGAATCGCCGAGCACGAGCGGCGTGCGTCCGAGCGTGTTCTCGACCTTCGCGACGAAGTGCTCGAGCGTGACGGGCATCGGCAGCGTGGCCATCCAGCCGAGCTCGCCGTCGCCGAAACGCTGGTCGCCGATCAGCCCGAGCTTCTCGCCGAGCTGCGCGTTGTTGCCGAACAGCGGGTGCGCGTCGAGCGGCAGGTGGAACGCGAACAGGTTCAGGTCGTTCGCGAGCAGCAGCTTCAGCCGCCGGTACTTGCGGCCGGTGATCTGCGGCGCCTCGTTGCGCCAGAAGTAGCCGTGATGGACCAGCACGGCGTCGGCGCCCCATTCGAGCGCGGCTTCGAGCAAGGCGACCGAGGCCGTCACGCCGGTGGCGATCTTCTCGATCTTGCGCCGCCCCTCGACCTGGAGGCCGTTCGGGCAATAGTCCTTGAAGCGCGCGGTTTCAAGGGTATTGTTCAAGTACAATTCAAGTTCGATCCGATCCATATAAACCTCTAATCTATTCAGATGCTTAGACGCTTCTGGCTGTTCTTCGCGCAGGCGGTGACCGTACTGCTCGCGCTGATGTTCATCGTCGTGACGCTCAAGCCGCAATGGCTGCAACGGCAAGGACAGCTCGGCAAGCAGCTCGCCACGCCGATCGTCGCGCTGCGGGAAGTTGCGCCGGGCATCGGCGGCGGGCCGGCGACCACGTCGTACGCGGAAGCCGCGCAAAAGGCGATGCCCGCCGTCGTCAACGTGTTCTCCAGCAAGGACGGCTCGTTGCCGCCCGATCCGCGCGCGAAGGATCCGCTGTTCCGCTATTTCTTCGGCGATCGCAACAACGCCCGCAAGCAGCAGGACGAACCGGCCGCCAACCTCGGCTCCGGCGTTATCGTGAGCCCGGAAGGTTACATTCTAACGAACCAGCACGTCGTCGATGGTGCCGACCAGATCGAAGTCGCGCTCGCCGACGGCCGCACGGCCACCGCGAAGGTGATCGGCAGCGATCCGGAAACCGATCTCGCCGTGCTGAAGATCAACATGACGGACCTGCCGACCATCACGCTCGGCCGTTCGGACCGCTCGCGCGTCGGCGACGTCGTGCTGGCGATCGGCAACCCGTTCGGCGTCGGCCAGACGGTCACGATGGGCATCATCAGCGCGCTCGGCCGCAATCACCTCGGCATCAACACGTTCGAAAACTTCATCCAGACCGACGCGCCGATCAACCCCGGCAACTCGGGCGGCGCGCTCGTCGACGTGAACGGCAACCTGCTCGGCATCAACACCGCGATCTACTCGCGCTCGGGCGGCTCGCTCGGCATCGGCTTCGCGATCCCCGTGTCGACGGCCCGCACGGTGCTCGAAAGCATCATCACGACCGGCTCGGTCACGCGGGGCTGGATCGGCGTCGAGCCGCAGGACGTCACGCCGGAGATCGCCGAATCGTTCGGGCTCCAGCAGAAGTCGGGCGCGATCGTCGCGGGCGTGCTGCAGGGCGGCCCGGCCGACAAGGCCGGCATCAAGCCGGGCGACATCCTCGTCAGCGTGAACGGCGACGACATCACCGACACGACCAAGCTGCTGAATACCGTCGCGCAGATCAAGCCCGGCACGGCGACCAAGGTGCACGTGGTGCGCAAGGGCAAGGAGTTCGACGTGAACGTCGTGATCGGCAAGCGCCCGCCGCCGCCGAAGCAGACCGTCGACGAGCAGGACAGCGACAGCGAATGAACGCGCGCTGGCCGGTCGCAGCCGGCGGCCCGCAGCAGCGGTAAACGACGAAGGGCAGCCATTGGCTGCCCTTTTTGCTTTGTATCGACGTGGATTCGTCGTCCTGAAACCGCATTCGGCGGGCGCCCGGCGCCCGCGCCGCGGCTCAGGTAGCCGTACCGTTTTCCGCTTCCGGTTCCTCGCCGGGCTTCGGCACGAAGAATCGCGCGGCCAGCAGCCCGATCTCGAACAGCACGACGAGCGGCAGCGCGAGCATCAGCTGCGAGAACACGTCCGGCGGCGTGACGACCGCCGAGACGACGAAGGCGCCGACGATCACGTACGGCCGCATTTCCTTCAGCTTCTGCAGCGACAGCACGCCCATCCGCACGAGCAGCACGACGACGATCGGCACCTCGAACGTGACGCCGAACGCGATGAACATCCCGAGCACGAAGCTCAGATAGTTGTCGATATCGGTCGACATCTCGGCGCCGAGCGGCGCGTTGTAGTGCGCCATCACGCGGAAGATGGTCGGGAACACGAGGAAGTACGCGAACGCCATCCCGCACAGGAACAGCACGTAGCTGCTGCCGACGAGCGGCACGACGAGCTTCTTCTCGTGCTGGTACAGGCCCGGCGCGACGAACGCCCAGATCTGGTACAGCACGATCGGCAGCGCGATCACGAGCGCGACGAGCATCGTGACCTTCATCGGCACGAAGAACGAGCCGGTGACGTCGGTGACGATCATCCTGCCGCCCTTCGGCAAGTTCTCCATCAGCGGCCGCGCGAGCAGCCGGAAGATGTCGGGCGCCCAGTACACGAGCCCGAGGAACACGACGATCACGGCCAGCCCCGCGCGAATGATGCGATCGCGAAGCTCGACGAGATGGGAAATGAAGGTTTCTTCCGGGGCGTCGCCCGGATTCTGCTGCGGGTCGCTCACGCCGGCCCTCGGTAGGATTGACGAGCGAGCATGCGCTCGGCTCAGAAGAAACGCGTCGGCCGGCGCAGGCTGGCCGGCTGATGGCGCGCGACTCGCGCGGCGCCCGACTGCACGTGCGTGCGGCGGGCCGTCGCGCGCTTGTACCAGACCGGCGTGCTCGCCTGCTTCACACGCCAGTTGCGGCGCTTGCGCGCCAGCGCGATCGTGCTGGCGCGCCACGACGACGGCGCGGCGGGCGAATCGGTGCCCGACGTGCCGGCATCGACCGAGCCTTCATGAAGGCCGCCGACCGCGGAATTCCACGTGTCGTTCAGCTCCTTCTCGTGCTCGCGCAGGTTGTCGTGAATGGTCGTCTCGACATTGCGCGCGGCCGTCTCGAAATCGGTCTTCATCGTCCGCAGCGCGTCGAGTTCGATTTCGCGCGAGACCTCGGCCTTCACGTCGTTGATGTACCGCTGCGCGCGGCCGAACAGCGCGCCCGCCGTGCGTGCGACGCGCGGCAGGCGCTCGGGGCCGAGCACCACGAGTGCGACGACGCCGATCAGCGCCATCTTCGAAAGACCGAGATCCAGCATCGCGAATGCCTGTCAGCGTGCCGGCGTTACGCCTTGTTCGAGTCGGAACGCGTCGTTTCCTTCGCGTTGACGTCGACCGTGCCCGTGCGCGGCAGTTGCTGCGCGTCGGCCGGCGTTTCGCCTTCCTTCATGCCGTCCTTGAAACCCTTCACGGCACTACCGAGGTCGTTGCCGATATTGCGCAGCTTCTTGGTACCGAAAACCAGCGCGACGATCAGCAGCACGATCAGCCAGTGCCAAATGCTCAATCCACCCATGATCAAACCTCTCCTCAACCACGCCGCGTCGCGGCACAAATCGCCGGCGGCGCGCCGGCTTCGACTATCGATGCGGGGAAAACGCCCCGCGACGTCAACCCATCCGCTGCCACGGGCGCGGGCCGGCCAGAATGTGCGCGTGCAGGTGGTAGACCTCCTGCCCGCCGCCCGGGCCCGTATTGATCACCGTGCGAAACCCCGTCTCGCCGCCCGTGTACGCGACGCCCAGCTGATCGGCCAGACGCGCGACCAGCAGCATCAGCCGGCCGAGCATCGGCGCATCGGCTTCGTTCGCCGCCGACAGCGTCGGCAGGTGCCGGCGCGGAATCACCAGCACGTGTGTGTCGGCTGCCGGGCGGATGTCGCGGAACGCGACGAATTCGTCGTCCTCGTGCACTTTCGTGCTCGGGATCTCGCCCGCCGCGATCTTGCAGAACAGGCAATTCGGATCGTGACTCATGTTGCTCCTGCGAAACGCCCGCGCACCGTCAGAGCCAGGCCTGCGGATCGAGCGTCTTGTTGTCGTTCAGGTACAGCCAACCTTTGATGATACGGTACAGCGTCCAGATCCACGTGACAAACATGACGGCAAACCCCACCACGACAAACATCAGCGCGAAGCCGATCACGTACGCGATGAGCGCGCGCCAGAACGTGCGGATCTGCCACTCGAAGTGATCGGCGTACGGCGTGCCGGCCACGTCGTCGCGCTTCACGTAGTTGATGATGATCGCGATGATGCCGGTCACGCCGCCGGTCAGCCAATGAAACGCATAGAGGCCGTACAGCACGTGCGTCAACGTGCGCAGGCCGTTCAGGCGCTCGGCTTGCGCTGCGTCCGGCACCGACGGTGTCGGAAACTGGCTCGGCGTATCGGTCATGATGCTACCCCCGTCAGATGACAATTCTTACAGCTTACCGCACGGCTGCATGCGCGGCACGCCGCGAATCGTCAGCCGCCGTCAGCCGCCGTTCGCCTCGCGCTCGCGGCGCTTGCGCAGCGCCTTTTCCTCGATGCCCGACAGGCCTTCGCGACGCTCCAGCTCGGCGATCACGTCGGCCGGGCTCAGGTCGAAATGCGACAGCATCACGAGGCAGTGGAACCACAGATCGGCCACTTCGCCGACCAGCGCCGTCGGCGCGCCGCCCTGGCGCACGTCCTTCGCGGCCAGCACGACTTCGGTCGCCTCTTCGCCGATCTTCTTCAGCACCGCGTCGTCGCCCTTGTGGAACAGGCGCGATACATAAGATTGCTCGGGGTCGCCGCCCTTGCGGCTATCGATCACGGCCGCGAGGCGCAGCAGCGTGTCTTCGGTCGATTGCGTCATTTGTAGATGTGTTCGGGGTCTTTCAGCACCGGCTCGACCGCGACCCAGTCGCCGTTCTCGACGGTGCCTTCGAATTTCTGGAAGAAGCATGAATGCCGGCCGGTGTGGCAGGCGATGCCCGACACCTGCTCGACCTTCAGCAGCACGACGTCCTCGTCGCAGTCGAGCCGCACCTCGTGCACGTGCTGCACGTGGCCCGACTCCTCGCCCTTGAACCACAGGCGCTTGCGCGAGCGCGAATAGTAGACGGCCCGCTGCGTCTCGATCGTCTTCGCCAGCGCTTCGCGGTTCATCCACGCGAACATCAGCACGTCGTTGGTCGCCGCTTCCTGCGCGATCACCGGCACGAGGCCGTTGTCGTCCCAGCGGACCTTGTCCAGCCATGCAGGCAGGGATTGCGTGTCGGTCGTCATCACAGCCTCACCGCGATGCCCTGGTCGGCCATGAAGTGCTTCGCCTCGCCGACCGTGTGCTCGCCATAGTGGAAGATGCTCGCCGCCAGCACCGCGTCGGCGTGGCCTTGCTTGATGCCGTCCGCGAGATCCTGCAGGCAGCCGACGCCGCCCGACGCGATCACCGGCACCGGCACCGCGTCCGACACCGCGCGCGTGAGCGCGAGGTCGAAGCCCGACTTCGTGCCGTCGCGGTCCATGCTCGTGAGCAGGATCTCGCCCGCGCCGAGCTCCGCCATCTTGCGCGCCCATTCGATCGCGTCGAGGCCGGTGGCCTTGCGGCCGCCGTGCGTGAAGACTTCCCAGCGCGGCGCTTCGTTAGGCGCGGACACGCGCTTCGCGTCGATCGCGACGACGATGCACTGCGAGCCGTACTTGTCGGCCGCGTCGCGCACGAGCTGCGGATTGGCGACGGCCGACGAATTCATGCTGACCTTGTCCGCACCCGCGTTCAGCAGGCGCCGCACGTCCTCGACGGCGCGCACGCCGCCGCCGACGGTCAGCGGAATGAACACCTGCGACGCGACCGCTTCGATGATCGGCAGGATCAGGTCGCGCTGGTCGGAGGTCGCGGTGATGTCGAGGAACGTCAGTTCGTCGGCGCCCTGCTCGTCGTAGCGGCGCGCGATTTCGACGGGATCGCCGGCATCGCGCAGCTCGACGAAGTTGACGCCCTTGACGACACGCCCGGCAGTCACGTCCAGGCAGGGGATGATGCGTTTAGCTAGAGCCATGATGTTGCGCCATTGGCCGCGGTGGGACGGCCGGTTGCGAGCGTCTCGCGCGAGACGCCCGATCGGGGCCGCCCGGTGGCGGCCCCGGCGAACGGGACGGGCGCGCTTACGCGTCGTCGAGTTCGCCGTTCAGTTCGTCCGCGCGTTTCTGCGCGGCCGCGAAATCGAGATCGCCGGAGTAGATCGCACGGCCGCAGATCACGCCTTCGACGCCGTGCTCTTCCACTTCGCAGAGATTCTCGATGTCGGTCAGGTTCGACAGGCCGCCGCTCGCGATCACCGGAATGCCGACCGCCTGCGCGAGCTTCACGGTCGCGTCGATGTTGATGCCCTGAAGCATCCCGTCGCGGCCGATATCGGTGTAGACGATCGATTCGACGCCGTAATCCTCGAACTTGCGCGCGAGATCGATCACTTCGTGGCCCGTCAGCTTGCTCCAGCCGTCGGTCGCGACCTTGCCGTCCTTCGCGTCCAGCCCGACGATGATGCTGCCCGAGAACGCGGTGCACGCGTCCTGCAGGAAGCCCGGATTCTTCACGGCGGCGGTGCCGATGATCACGTACGACAGGCCGGCGTCGAGATACTTCTCGATCGTCTCCAGGCTGCGGATGCCGCCGCCCAGCTGCACGGGGATTTCGTCGCCGACCTCTTCGAGGATCGCTTCGATCGCCTCGAGATTCTTCGGCTTGCCGGCGAATGCGCCGTTCAGGTCGACCAGGTGAAGCCGCCGGGCGCCGAGATCGACCCACTTGCGGGCCATCGCCGCCGGGTCCTCGGAGAAAATCGTGGCCTGGTCCATATCGCCCTGTTTGAGGCGCACACACTGACCGTCTTTGAGATCGATGGCCGGAATCAGCAGCATAGCAATCGGGTGTCGTCGTGGAAGATGAAAAGAATCGGGCGCGTACCGGCCAAACCGGTGCCGCGCCGTCTCGCTAGTTTAGTACAACTCTTTCGGTGCAGACGCGTGCGAGCCCCGCGCGACGGGCGTTTGCCGCCCGCCCACTGTGGCTCGGACGCGACGTTCACGGCTGCCAGTGCACGAAGTTGCGATACAGACGCAAGCCGACCTCCGCGCTTTTCTCCGGATGGAATTGGGTCGCGAAGATGTTGTCGCGCGCGACCGCGGACGTAAACGGCGCGCCGTAAGCCGTCTCGCCCACCGTGTGCTGCGGGTTCTCCGGGCTCACGTAGTAGCTGTGCACGAAGTAGAAATACGCGTCGTCGGGCACGCCTTCCCACAGCGGGTGCGAGCGCGACTGATGCACGCGGTTCCAGCCCATCTGCGGCACCTTGAAGCGCGAGCCGTCGTCCTGCAGCCGGCCTTCGAGCTCGAAGCGCAGAACCTTGCCCGGCAACAGGCCGAGGCCCTTCGTGTCGCCTTCCGCGCTCCAGTCGAACAGCATCTGTTCGCCCACGCACACGCCGAGCAGCGGCTTCGTGCGCGACGCCTCGAGCACCGCCTCCTGCAGCCCCGATTCGCCGAGGCAGCGCATGCAGTCGGGCATCGCGCCCTGGCCGGGCAGCACGACGCGGTCGGCCGCGCGAATCGCGGCCGGCGTGTCGACGATCGCCACGTCGGCGGCCGGTTCGGCCTTCTTGAGCGCCTGCGCCACCGAGCGCAGGTTGCCCATCCCATAATCCACAATCGCAATCGAAGTTTTCATCTCAGTGCAGGCAGTAGCGCCCTCAGTCCATTGACGATGAATTCCACCGCCAGCGCCGACAGCATCAGACCCATCAGCCGCGTGGCGATGTTGATGCCGGTGCGGCCGATCCAGTTCGCGATCGGCTCGGCAAGCCGCATCGCGAGGAAACACAGCAGAGCGAGGACCGCGCCGATCGCGACGAGCCCCGCCCGTTCATACCAGTGATGCGAGTTCGCCGCATAGATGATCGCCGTGCTGATCGAGCCGGGGCCCGTCAGCAGCGGAATCGCCAGCGGCACGACCGCGATGTTGTCCTTCAGCTCGGCCTCGTCGCGTTCCTCGGGCGTCGATCGCGTATTGCCGATCTGCGCGTTCAGCATGTTGATCGCCATCAGCAGCATGATGATCCCGCCCCCCACTTCGAGCGAGCCGACCGAAATGCCGAAGAAATCGATGATCTGCTGGCCGAGCAGCGTCGTGATCGTCATCACGCAGAACACCGACACCGACGCGATCCGGATCGTGCGGCGCCGCTCGTGCTCCGTCTGCTGCGCGGTCAGGCTCAGGAAGAACGGCACCGCGCCGACCGGATTGATCAGCGCAAGCAGCGAAATGAACGATTTGAGCAGATCCATCGCGAGCCGGCGCGGCGCGCCGAAGCCGTCAGGTTGTCGTTGGCGTCCTGTCCGTCCGGAAGTTAGAGGCTGCCCTTCGTCGACGGAATCTGCCCCGCCGCGCGCTCGTCGAGCTCGACCGCCGCACGCAGCGCGCGACCGAAGGCCTTGAACACCGTTTCGAGCTGATGGTGCGCGTTGATCCCGCGCAGGTTGTCGATGTGCAGCGTGACGCCCGCGTGGTTCACGAACCCGCGGAAGAATTCGATCGACAGGTCGACGTCGAAGGTGCCGATGCGCGCGCGCGTGAACGGCACGTGGAATTCGAGGCCCGGCCGGCCCGAAAAGTCGATCACGACGCGCGACAGCGCCTCGTCGAGCGGCACGTACGAATGGCCGTAGCGCCGGATGCCCTTCTTGTCGCCCACGGCCTTCGCGACCGCCTGGCCGAGCGTGATGCCGACGTCCTCGACCGTATGGTGGTCGTCGATATGCGTGTCGCCATGCGCTTCGACCTCGAGATCGATCAGACCATGGCGCGCGATCTGGTCGAGCATATGGTCGAGAAACGGCACGCCGGTGGCCAGCTTCTGCCGGCCCGTACCGTCGAGGTCGAGCTTCACACGGATCTGCGTTTCGCTGGTATTGCGAACGACTTCCGCCACACGCATGGCAATTCCTTGAATGAGTCTGATGTAAATGGGGGTTGATCGTTGCGCGCCGCGCGCCCGGCTCAACCGCGCAGTGCGAGTTTCAGCGCAGCCAGGAGGCGTGCGTTTTCGTCCGGGGAACCGACGG is a window from the Burkholderia vietnamiensis LMG 10929 genome containing:
- the hisH gene encoding imidazole glycerol phosphate synthase subunit HisH, whose translation is MKTSIAIVDYGMGNLRSVAQALKKAEPAADVAIVDTPAAIRAADRVVLPGQGAMPDCMRCLGESGLQEAVLEASRTKPLLGVCVGEQMLFDWSAEGDTKGLGLLPGKVLRFELEGRLQDDGSRFKVPQMGWNRVHQSRSHPLWEGVPDDAYFYFVHSYYVSPENPQHTVGETAYGAPFTSAVARDNIFATQFHPEKSAEVGLRLYRNFVHWQP
- the tatA gene encoding Sec-independent protein translocase subunit TatA — translated: MGGLSIWHWLIVLLIVALVFGTKKLRNIGNDLGSAVKGFKDGMKEGETPADAQQLPRTGTVDVNAKETTRSDSNKA
- the hisI gene encoding phosphoribosyl-AMP cyclohydrolase; its protein translation is MTTDTQSLPAWLDKVRWDDNGLVPVIAQEAATNDVLMFAWMNREALAKTIETQRAVYYSRSRKRLWFKGEESGHVQHVHEVRLDCDEDVVLLKVEQVSGIACHTGRHSCFFQKFEGTVENGDWVAVEPVLKDPEHIYK
- the hisA gene encoding 1-(5-phosphoribosyl)-5-[(5-phosphoribosylamino)methylideneamino]imidazole-4-carboxamide isomerase; the protein is MLLIPAIDLKDGQCVRLKQGDMDQATIFSEDPAAMARKWVDLGARRLHLVDLNGAFAGKPKNLEAIEAILEEVGDEIPVQLGGGIRSLETIEKYLDAGLSYVIIGTAAVKNPGFLQDACTAFSGSIIVGLDAKDGKVATDGWSKLTGHEVIDLARKFEDYGVESIVYTDIGRDGMLQGINIDATVKLAQAVGIPVIASGGLSNLTDIENLCEVEEHGVEGVICGRAIYSGDLDFAAAQKRADELNGELDDA
- a CDS encoding Do family serine endopeptidase; amino-acid sequence: MLRRFWLFFAQAVTVLLALMFIVVTLKPQWLQRQGQLGKQLATPIVALREVAPGIGGGPATTSYAEAAQKAMPAVVNVFSSKDGSLPPDPRAKDPLFRYFFGDRNNARKQQDEPAANLGSGVIVSPEGYILTNQHVVDGADQIEVALADGRTATAKVIGSDPETDLAVLKINMTDLPTITLGRSDRSRVGDVVLAIGNPFGVGQTVTMGIISALGRNHLGINTFENFIQTDAPINPGNSGGALVDVNGNLLGINTAIYSRSGGSLGIGFAIPVSTARTVLESIITTGSVTRGWIGVEPQDVTPEIAESFGLQQKSGAIVAGVLQGGPADKAGIKPGDILVSVNGDDITDTTKLLNTVAQIKPGTATKVHVVRKGKEFDVNVVIGKRPPPPKQTVDEQDSDSE
- a CDS encoding phosphoribosyl-ATP diphosphatase, which encodes MTQSTEDTLLRLAAVIDSRKGGDPEQSYVSRLFHKGDDAVLKKIGEEATEVVLAAKDVRQGGAPTALVGEVADLWFHCLVMLSHFDLSPADVIAELERREGLSGIEEKALRKRREREANGG
- a CDS encoding DUF4870 family protein produces the protein MTDTPSQFPTPSVPDAAQAERLNGLRTLTHVLYGLYAFHWLTGGVTGIIAIIINYVKRDDVAGTPYADHFEWQIRTFWRALIAYVIGFALMFVVVGFAVMFVTWIWTLYRIIKGWLYLNDNKTLDPQAWL
- a CDS encoding Nif3-like dinuclear metal center hexameric protein, with amino-acid sequence MDRIELELYLNNTLETARFKDYCPNGLQVEGRRKIEKIATGVTASVALLEAALEWGADAVLVHHGYFWRNEAPQITGRKYRRLKLLLANDLNLFAFHLPLDAHPLFGNNAQLGEKLGLIGDQRFGDGELGWMATLPMPVTLEHFVAKVENTLGRTPLVLGDSDMQVRRVAWCTGGAQSYFDAAIDAGADVFLTGEVSESTTHAAAESGVAFVAAGHHATERYGVQALGRHLSEEFDIEHLFIDIHNPV
- the tatC gene encoding twin-arginine translocase subunit TatC, yielding MSDPQQNPGDAPEETFISHLVELRDRIIRAGLAVIVVFLGLVYWAPDIFRLLARPLMENLPKGGRMIVTDVTGSFFVPMKVTMLVALVIALPIVLYQIWAFVAPGLYQHEKKLVVPLVGSSYVLFLCGMAFAYFLVFPTIFRVMAHYNAPLGAEMSTDIDNYLSFVLGMFIAFGVTFEVPIVVVLLVRMGVLSLQKLKEMRPYVIVGAFVVSAVVTPPDVFSQLMLALPLVVLFEIGLLAARFFVPKPGEEPEAENGTAT
- a CDS encoding YchE family NAAT transporter; translated protein: MDLLKSFISLLALINPVGAVPFFLSLTAQQTEHERRRTIRIASVSVFCVMTITTLLGQQIIDFFGISVGSLEVGGGIIMLLMAINMLNAQIGNTRSTPEERDEAELKDNIAVVPLAIPLLTGPGSISTAIIYAANSHHWYERAGLVAIGAVLALLCFLAMRLAEPIANWIGRTGINIATRLMGLMLSALAVEFIVNGLRALLPALR
- the hisB gene encoding imidazoleglycerol-phosphate dehydratase HisB, whose amino-acid sequence is MRVAEVVRNTSETQIRVKLDLDGTGRQKLATGVPFLDHMLDQIARHGLIDLEVEAHGDTHIDDHHTVEDVGITLGQAVAKAVGDKKGIRRYGHSYVPLDEALSRVVIDFSGRPGLEFHVPFTRARIGTFDVDLSIEFFRGFVNHAGVTLHIDNLRGINAHHQLETVFKAFGRALRAAVELDERAAGQIPSTKGSL
- a CDS encoding histidine triad nucleotide-binding protein, producing the protein MSHDPNCLFCKIAAGEIPSTKVHEDDEFVAFRDIRPAADTHVLVIPRRHLPTLSAANEADAPMLGRLMLLVARLADQLGVAYTGGETGFRTVINTGPGGGQEVYHLHAHILAGPRPWQRMG
- the tatB gene encoding Sec-independent protein translocase protein TatB — its product is MLDLGLSKMALIGVVALVVLGPERLPRVARTAGALFGRAQRYINDVKAEVSREIELDALRTMKTDFETAARNVETTIHDNLREHEKELNDTWNSAVGGLHEGSVDAGTSGTDSPAAPSSWRASTIALARKRRNWRVKQASTPVWYKRATARRTHVQSGAARVARHQPASLRRPTRFF
- the hisF gene encoding imidazole glycerol phosphate synthase subunit HisF, encoding MALAKRIIPCLDVTAGRVVKGVNFVELRDAGDPVEIARRYDEQGADELTFLDITATSDQRDLILPIIEAVASQVFIPLTVGGGVRAVEDVRRLLNAGADKVSMNSSAVANPQLVRDAADKYGSQCIVVAIDAKRVSAPNEAPRWEVFTHGGRKATGLDAIEWARKMAELGAGEILLTSMDRDGTKSGFDLALTRAVSDAVPVPVIASGGVGCLQDLADGIKQGHADAVLAASIFHYGEHTVGEAKHFMADQGIAVRL